The Cryobacterium sp. SO1 genomic sequence TATGCCCTCGGCGACACGCGCACCCCGTTCTTCTTCACCCTGTTCCAGGTCGTCCTCGTCATCACGGGTGTGCTCGGTTGCGCTTTGCTTCCGCCCGAGTGGATCGCGTTCGGCATCGCCCTCGTCGTCACCGTCTCAGGGACCCTCCAGGCGATCCTGGCCGCCTGGTTGCTGCGCAAGCGGCTCGGCGGCATCGACGGGCGTCGCATCCTGCGCAGCCTGGTGAAGTACTTCGTCGCCGTCCTCATCCCCGTGGCCGCGGGCGTGGGCGTCCTGGTCGCGCTGGGCGGCACCACTGACGGTGGCTTCGCGGTATCGGCCGTGGCCCCGGCGATCCTGTCCATGATCCTGATCGGCACGGTGATGGCCGCGTTGTACTTCGCCCTGCTGCTCCTGATGCGCAGCAGCGAACTGCAGGCCTTCCTGGCCCCGCTGAAGGCCCGCCTTCGGCGCTAACCGCCCCTCCCGTCCAGTGGCGGCCGGCTAACCGCTTGCTGAACGGCGGCTGTGCACACCGGCCCAGGGCCGGACGGGGCGGAATAGCATCCGATTAGGATGTGTTGTACCCGAATGTGAGGCGCCGAAGGGCGTCTCTCCCACTGATTTCAAGGAGTCTACGCGTGCGCCAGATCATCATCATCGGTTCGGGACCTGCCGGGTTCACGGCCGCCATCTATGCCGCGCGCGCCAACATGAAGCCGCTCCTGATTGCCAGCTCGGTCGAGGCCGGCGGCGAACTGATGAATACCACAGACGTGGAGAACTTCCCGGGCTTCGCCGATGGCATCCAGGGACCTGATCTGATGGCCAAGATGCAGGAGCAGGCCGAGAAGTTCGGCACCGAGGTCGTCTACGACGACGTCACCAAGCTCGAGTTCGGCGACACCGTCAAGTCAGTGACACTGGGCAACGGCGAGAAGCACGAGGCCCTCTCGGTGATCTTCGCCACCGGCTCCGCCTACCGCAAGCTCGGCATCCACGACGAAGAGCGCCTGAGTGGCCGGGGCGTGTCCTGGTGCGCGACCTGCGACGGATTCTTTTTCAAGGAGAAGATCATCGCCGTCGTCGGTGGTGGCGACTCCGCCATGGAAGAGGCCACCTTCCTGACCCGGTTCGCGAGCAAGGTCTACATCATCCACCGTAAGGACACCCTGCGCGCCTCAAAGATCATGCAGGAGCGCGCGTTGTCGCACCCGAAGATCGAATTCGTCTGGAACACCGAGGTCATCGGCATCGACGGAGAGGAGGCCGTCGAGGGGCTGCGCCTGCGCGACACCGTCACGGGCACCGAGACCAGCCTCCCGGTCGGCGGCCTGTTCGTTGCCATCGGCAACGACCCGCGCACGCATCTGGTGCACAACCTGCTCGATCTCACCAGCGAGGGCACCATCGCCGTAGCCGGACGGTCCTCCAAGACCAGCCAGGCGGGCGTGTTCGCCGCCGGAGACGTCATCGACCCCACCTACCGCCAGGCCGTCACCGCGGCCGCCAGCGGCACCGTGGCGGCCTTGGACGCTGAACACTACCTGGCCACCCTTCCCGAGGATCTGCTGGCTGCTGCCGGCGACCCCGAATTTGCAAGCGTCACCAACTAAGGAGCACCACATGTCAGCACGCGCCGTCACCGACGCCACCTTCGAGTCGGAAGTCATCAACAACGAGAAGACCGTCCTGGTGGACTTCTGGGCCGAGTGGTGTGGCCCGTGTCGCGCCGTCAGCCCGATCCTCGACCAGATCGCCGCAGAGAACTCCGACAAGATCGACATCGTCAAGCTGAATGTCGACGACCACCCGGCCCTGGCCGCGAAGTACATGATCACCTCCATCCCCGCGATGAAGGTGTTCCAGAAGGGCGAGGTCGTCAAGACCGTCATCGGCGCCAAGCCGAAGCCCGCACTCGAAGCCGACCTGGCCGCCTACCTCAAGTAGCCGCCGGAAGGTTCCGACCGAACCCCACACCCGCCCGGCAACCGCCGGGCGGGTGTTTTCGCATATCCGGGGCAATGCGTACACTGCGGAACGCACCCCATACGATTGAGGCCTCACCAGAACGGACATGACGTGACAGCGATAGGCACTCCCCAGGCCGGTAACAACCTCGACCCGTGGTACCACCACTACGCCGAGCGAGCCGCCGCCCTGCGGGCCTCCGAGGTGCGCGCCCTGTTCGCTGTCGCCTCACGCCCCGAGGTCGTCTCCCTTGCCGGTGGGATGCCCTACGTTGCGGCCCTGCCGCAGGACCTTGTGATCAACGCCATGGACAGCGTCATGCGCAAACAGGGCCCCGTGGCCCTGCAATATGGCTCTGGTCAGGGAGTTCCCCTATTCCGGGAGCAGATCCTCGAGGTCATGGCCCTGGAGGGCATCCGAGCCAATGCTGACGACGTGGTCGTCACCACCGGCTCCCAGCACGCCCTGGAACTGGTGAGCAAGCTCTTCCTCGACCCGGGCGACGTCGTGATCTCTGAGGGTCCGAGCTACGTCACCGCCATGGTGATCTTCAAGTCCTACCAAGCGGATGTCGATCATGTGCCGATGGACGAGCACGGCATGATCCCGGAGGCGCTCCGGGAGCACATCGCCCGCCTCAAAACCGACGGTCGCAAAATCAAGTTCCTCTACACGATTCCGAGCTTTCACAACCCGGCCGGCGTGACCCTCAGCTGGGCTCGGCGCCTGGAAATCCTGGAGATCGCCAGGGCCAACGAGATCCTGGTCCTCGAAGACAACCCGTACGGACTGTTGTACTTCGACCAGAAGGCGCCGGATGCGATGCGCTCCGTCGAACGGGACGGCGTTGTGTACCTGGGCACCTTCTCGAAGACCCTCGCCCCCGGCTTCCGGGTGGGCTGGGCGCTGGCGCCGCACGCCATTCGGGAGAAGCTGGTCTTGGCCAACGAAGCGGCCGTCCTCTCCCCCAGCTCCTTCAGTCAGCTGGTCATCTCCGAGTACCTCTCCACCGCGGATTGGAAGGGCCAGATCAACACCTTCCGAGGCGTCT encodes the following:
- the trxA gene encoding thioredoxin; translated protein: MSARAVTDATFESEVINNEKTVLVDFWAEWCGPCRAVSPILDQIAAENSDKIDIVKLNVDDHPALAAKYMITSIPAMKVFQKGEVVKTVIGAKPKPALEADLAAYLK
- a CDS encoding PLP-dependent aminotransferase family protein, whose amino-acid sequence is MTAIGTPQAGNNLDPWYHHYAERAAALRASEVRALFAVASRPEVVSLAGGMPYVAALPQDLVINAMDSVMRKQGPVALQYGSGQGVPLFREQILEVMALEGIRANADDVVVTTGSQHALELVSKLFLDPGDVVISEGPSYVTAMVIFKSYQADVDHVPMDEHGMIPEALREHIARLKTDGRKIKFLYTIPSFHNPAGVTLSWARRLEILEIARANEILVLEDNPYGLLYFDQKAPDAMRSVERDGVVYLGTFSKTLAPGFRVGWALAPHAIREKLVLANEAAVLSPSSFSQLVISEYLSTADWKGQINTFRGVYRERKNAMLSALTEYLPELTWTNPNGGFYVWLNLPDTLDSKAMLPRAVKELVAYTPGTAFFADGQGRQNIRLSFCYPTPDHIRLGIRRLATVIRDELELLDTFAGTGSLYPAHDGRRFGAPPPDIN
- the trxB gene encoding thioredoxin-disulfide reductase, whose protein sequence is MRQIIIIGSGPAGFTAAIYAARANMKPLLIASSVEAGGELMNTTDVENFPGFADGIQGPDLMAKMQEQAEKFGTEVVYDDVTKLEFGDTVKSVTLGNGEKHEALSVIFATGSAYRKLGIHDEERLSGRGVSWCATCDGFFFKEKIIAVVGGGDSAMEEATFLTRFASKVYIIHRKDTLRASKIMQERALSHPKIEFVWNTEVIGIDGEEAVEGLRLRDTVTGTETSLPVGGLFVAIGNDPRTHLVHNLLDLTSEGTIAVAGRSSKTSQAGVFAAGDVIDPTYRQAVTAAASGTVAALDAEHYLATLPEDLLAAAGDPEFASVTN